A stretch of Aedes aegypti strain LVP_AGWG chromosome 2, AaegL5.0 Primary Assembly, whole genome shotgun sequence DNA encodes these proteins:
- the LOC110675967 gene encoding uncharacterized protein LOC110675967, translating to METVARQVFNKFPALDYTDDDGFGAGQGYIEMKYKMINRNNYLNRFKSAQAPTANIDISLKKKRNARAGTLKEYWEKSSNKCDNTLISILTRDETQLLTDDFLVQTQSFVRYKLDEKVATGKMIAQLPVLRRRSLLTFHFEKATGVKIADLRRYFTSKRDKIIRFSLTCKTDLHLNNLSSDRDILEFLCSLVGENFGDLIVHKEVGTRIEDIAVDTSGPVLVAVDVGNGRTVIYVYANGIRVSEGASDVIAAMEDLFIIHFVHNFMYVKALSKFLELIQEYFLKIITFVASKSAASRVGQRQRKVRKVISALASFDVRD from the exons ATGGAAACTGTAGCACGTCaagtttttaataaattccCGGCCTTGGACTATACGGACGACGACGGATTCGGCGCTGGTCAAGGCTACATCGAAATGAAATATAAAATGATTAACAGGAACAATTACTTGAATCGATTTAAAAGCGCGCAAGCACCTACGGCTAATATCGACATAAGTTTGAAGAAAAAGCGTAATGCTCGAGCCGGTACTTTAAAAGAGTACTGGGAAAAATCGTCCAACAAATGCGACAACACCTTGATCTCAATTCTGACTCGAGACGAAACTCAACTATTGACGGACGATTTTCTGGTTCAAACGCAGTCCTTCGTAAGATACAAGTTAGATGAAAAAGTTGCCACAGGAAAAATGATTGCTCAGTTACCGGTTCTACGCCGTAGGTCATTATTGACATTTCATTTCGAGAAGGCTACCGGAGTAAAAATCGCTGATCTTCGGCGGTATTTTACGTCTAAACGAGACAAAATCATACGTTTTTCTTTGACCTGCAAAACGGATTTACATCTAAACAACTTGTCATCAGATCGAGATATATTGGAATTCTTGTGTTCGCTGGTGGGAGAGAACTTCGGAGATTTAATCGTTCATAAAGAG GTTGGCACTCGCATTGAGGACATAGCAGTTGACACTTCAGGACCGGTGCTAGTAGCTGTTG ATGTCGGCAATGGCAGAACAGTTATTTACGTATACGCGAATGGAATACGGGTGTCCGAGGGAGCGAGTGACGTGATCGCAGCTATGGAAGATCTTTTTATTATTCATTTTGTCCATAATTTTATGTACGTAAAAGCTTTGTCAAAGTTCTTGGAGCTAAtccaagaatattttttaaaaatcatcacCTTTGTTGCGTCAAAATCGGCTGCTAGCCGCGTAGGCCAAAGGCAACGAAAAGTGCGAAAAGTAATTTCCGCCTTAGCTAGCTTTGACGTAAGGGATTAA